Below is a genomic region from Mycolicibacter hiberniae.
ATCCACCTCATGGTCGAAGTCGACAGCCTCGACAGCGTCGGCCAGGCGCTTGACCGCGTCGCCAAGGACGGCTTCCAACTGTCTTCCACGCTGGGTCGGCACACCAACGACAAGATGGTGTCGTTCTACGTCCGCGCACCTGGGGATTGGGACATCGAGTTCGGCACCGACGGCATGCGGGTCGACGACACCTACTACACCGCCGAAGAAATCACGGCAGACAGCTACTGGGGACACCAGTGGGTGGACGACCTGCCTGCGGCGATGCGCCCCTGATCCTGGCTAAACTCCCCGGCCGGCCATCGCGTGGCCAGCTGAGACTGCGAAGTCGACATCGCCGACATAGGCCGGGCGCGGCCAGCGCCGGATTCATAGTGATGAAGCCGCTGTATACACCGCCGCCCAAGCACCGCGCCCGGCGCGCGCTGGTGTCGGCTGCCGGGCTTGGCCTACAACGAGGCGATAGCGGCGCAGACTCTGGGCGCCGACCTGCCCACCTGGACGCCACCGACGCGGCCGCATTCATCGATCCGGAGCACTGGGGCGCCGACACGATCGTCGTCCTGGAATCACTGATGGGGGCAGCCGCTTCGAACGGCCGGCGGGGCTCGGCGCGGCTTACGCCTGACGAACAGCCGGGCCACGATGCCGAGTTACAAGTTTGCCAGTTCGCACCTAAGTCCAGCCCCGTCCCGTCAATCCGGATTGCTGACTGGGACCCCTGGCGTTGGGGGATCGCGGGTGCGCGGGCACACCATTCAGCCCGAAGTGTGACAGCAGCAACACCGATGTGGTAGGCATATGCCCATTAGTCATATGCCTATTAGGACTATCTCCGGGAGGATTCCTCGATGCCCGCGTCAGCCGCATTGCCCATGACCGCCGCCAAGGATGCGCCGAACGAAACCCCCAGCGCCGTCATCGACCGGGTATCCCTGGTCCTCGACGCGTTCGACGGGCCCGGCCGCCTGACTCTGGCGCAGATCGTGCGCCGGACCGGGCTTCCCCGATCGTCGGCGCATCGCATGCTCGAGCGCCTGGTTCAGCTGCGCTGGCTGCGCCGCAGCGGCCGGGACTACGAACTGGGCATGCGCCTGGTCGAACTGGGCTCCCTGGCGGTACACCAGGACCGCCTGCACAAGGCCGCGCTCCGCAAACTGCACGAACTGCACGCCGCGACCGGCCTGGTGGTTCACCTCGCCGTCCTCGACGGACCCGACGTGGTCTACATGGACAAGGTCGGCGATCGCATGGCGGCGGCAATTCCGACCCGTGTCGGCGGCCGCCAATTGGCGCACTGCACGGCGGTGGGGAAGGCGATGCTGGCGTTTGCCGACGAGCGTGACATCGACGCCTTGAACTCCGCGCCGCTCCCCCGTCGGACCAAGTATTCGATCTCCACGCACGCCCAACTCCGCAACGAACTGCTCAAAGTCCGCTCTCACGGCTTCGCGTTCGATCGGGAAGAGTCGCTGCCCGGCTTCGGCTGCGTCGCCGCCCCCATCGGCGACCCGGGCGAGGCGGTCGCCGCCATCTCGGTCTGCGGGCCGATGAACCGGATCAAGCTGGACCAGCGGTTGGTCGCTCCGGTGCGTATCGCCGCGATGGGCATCTGGCAGGCGGTCGACTGCGGGTCCGTTCGAGTGTCTCCCACCCTGCAGCAGATGCGACCGCTGCGCGGCGGTCCGACCGCGCGATCGGCGGCCGGCGCCGGGACCCTGCACCTCGCATGATCCTGGATTCGCAGATCGCACGGATCATCGAAGTGCTCAACGCGGGGTTCCCGCCGGTGCACACGATGACCGGCGCCGAGGCCCGAGCCGTCATCCGCTCGCGATTCACTCCGGTGGCCGATCCCCGACCGGTGGCGCAGGTAGGTGACCGAACCATCGCCGGACCGGAAGGTCCGATCGAGGTCCGGATCTACCGCCCGCGCGCCGCAGACACCGACGCGGTCCCGACTCTGGTGTGGGCTCATGGCGGCGGGTGGGTGTTCTGCGACTTGGACAGCCATGACGACCTGTGCCGTGACTTTGCGAACCAGATTCCTGCCGTGGTGGTTTCCGTGCACTACCGGCGTGCGCCCGAAGAAGGACGGTGGCCCGCCGCGGCCGAGGACGTGTATGCGGCCACCGTGTGGGCGGCAGAGCACATCATCGAACTCGGCGGCGACCCGAACAGGCTGCTGGTCGGCGGCGACAGCGCCGGGGGCAACCTCGCCGCCGTCACCGCTTTGATGGCACGCGACCGCGGCCAGCCGCTGCTGAACGGTCAAGTGCTGCTGTACCCGGTCATCGCTGCCGATTTCGACACGCCCTCCTACCGTCAGTTCGGCCGCGGCTACTACAACCCGAAGCCCGCATTGCAGTGGTACTGGGATCAGTACGTGCCCGCCGTCGCCGATCGGTCCCACCCCTATGCGTCCCCCCTGCAGTCCGCGGACCTGTCCGGACTGCCGCCGGCGGTGGTGGTGATAGCGGGCCATGACCCGCTACGCGACGAGGGAGGCGCTTACTCCGAGGCGCTGCGCGGCGCGGGTGTTCCCACGGTGGTGCGCTACTTCGAAGGCGGCGTGCACGGCTTCATGACCATGCCCAGCCTCGACATCTGCCACCGGGCCCGAACCCAGGCGTGCGCATCACTGATCGAGCTCCTGGGCCCGTCCGTCACTACGTAACCGGCGGGTCTTCGGACGGCACACTCATGGGCATGGCTTGGCCATAGCGCTGTTGTGGGTCCAGGACGCAGTGCGTGCGCGTGAAAACGGTCACCATGCACTTGTTGTTGTGGTCGCAGCGGCTGCGCACCTCGGGATCGCTGATCATCTTGTTGACCAGATCCGGTTCGCGCAGCAGTGCCCTGCCCATCGCCATGAAGTCGAAACCCTCACGCATGCCGGTCTCCAGATGGTCACGGTTGGTGATGCCACCGAGAAGAATCAGCTTGGTGTTACCCATGATCGGCACGAACTGACGTGCTGCGGGCAGCATGTAAAGGTCCTCATACGGATAGTTGCCCATCGCCCACTTACCCATCACACGTACGCCGGGGCGCAGCGCAGGTGGCATCACTCGGGCGAACTCGCGCACCGGCACATCACCGCGAAACAGGTACATCGGTTTGAAGACCGATGATCCCTGGGTCAATTCGATGGCATCCAATGTCCGATCGGCGTCCAAAAGCTGTGCTGTGCGCAGCGCCTCGTCGATCCAGATGCTGCCGGGCAACCCGTCGTCCATGTCCAACTTCGCGATGACGGCGATCCGCTCGCCGACGACCTCACGGACGCGACGCGCGATCTCCCGCACGAACCGCGACCGGTTGTCGATATCGCCCCCGTACTCGTCTTTGCGCCGGTTGATCAGGGGAGAAAGAAACGAGCTGGGCAGATACAGGTGGCCGAAATGCAGTTCGACGGCGTCGAAGCCTGCGTCGACTGCCACCTGCGCCGCCGCGCCGAACTGATCTATGACGGCCACGATCTCATCGCGCCGTATCTCCCGGCAATAGGCGAACGAGGTGGGATTGACAAAGCGGCTCGGCGCGATCGCGGTGACGCCGGTCAGCTTCTTCTGAGCGACCACACCGGCATGGCCGAGTTGAGCGGAGATGGCGGCGCCCGCCTCATGCACCGCGTCGGTGAGCTTCTTGAGGCCCGGCAGAGCCTTGGCGTCCATCACGATCTGCCCCGGCGCGCTGGCCCCCTGCTTGGACACGCAGCAGTAGGCGACCGTGGTCATGCCGACCCCACCTCTGGCAAAGCTCAGGTGGAAATCGATCAGATCGTCGGTGACCAACCCGTCGGGTGAACGGCCTTCGGATGTCGCGGCCTTGATGACGCGATTGCGCAGTCGGACCGGACCGAGCTGCGCCGGGGCGAACGGATTCGGGCTGAGATCCTTCATCGCCTAACCGTCCTCGCTGCCGACGGCGTCCGTCAACGCCTGTCTCCCGATGTCCGGGACTGCAGCCGGTCTCACGACTGGCCCGCCCCTAGCCTGGTCGCATGGCTGACGGTGAAGTCTTCGTCATCGACCGTGTGCTGACCAAACCGGGGCAAGCACGACGGTTCGTCGATCGCTACCTCGCCGAGTACGCGCCCGGAGCCACGCATCGCGGGATGACACTGCGAAGTGTGCTGGTCAGTCCGCCCATCTGGTTCGACGACGAGTCGAACACCGTCACGATCACGTGGGCGTTGCCCGGCCCACTGGCCTGGTGGCAGATGACCTGGCAGGGCCGCAATGATCCCCAGCTGGGTCAATGGTGGTCGGAAATCGGTGAATTGGTGGCCGAGCGCACCCGCTCGGTTGCGGCCGCGGCAACCGATGTCGACACGCTGTGTGCGCTCGAGGAAGAAGCCGATGTTTAACGTCACCAGACTCCTCGACGTCGAGCCGGGCGAACTCGACCGGGTGCGGGCCGACCTGCGAGCGTTGGCCGAACACAGCGGGGCCTTGCGTTGGGTCATCGGACCTACCGATCCCGGCTCGCGAAACGGTGGCGACATCGTGGTGCACCTGCGCTTCGCCGAAGAGCCGTTCTGGCGCAGTGTCGAGTCGCGGTTTGCCGCAGCGCTGGACGATGCCGCGATCACGCGAGTCAACGGCGCCACGTACCGGGGCGGCCCGACCAGAACGGGCCGGACCGGCACGGTCTATCGGACGCTCCTGCTGAAAGTACAGCCGGAGACACCATCGCAGACCGTGGCCCGATTCGAGGCGGAGCTGAAGTCGATGGCCGACTATGTCAGCACCATCTGCGCGTGGCAGCTGAGCACAGTGAGCGAGGCGACGGGCACCACTGCCTGGACGCATGTGTTCGAGCAGGAGTTCACCGATGTGGCCGGGCTGGTGGGTCCGTATCTGATGCACCCGATCCACTGGGCAGTGGTGGACCGCTGGTTCGATCCTGAGACCACCGACGTGATCGTGCGCGAGCGCGTCTGCCACAGCTTCTGCACGACAGATCGTGGCGTCCTACAGCCGTGACGGCATCACAGCCCGGCGGGCAGGATGTTCGGATTGGCGGTCTGCGGAGGTGCCAGGGGCGGAAGCACCGTTGCCCCATCGAGGCTGTGCACTGCCAGCTTCTGCGACCACGGGTAGTGCAGGCTGAAGGCCACCAATCCGGTGCGCGCCGCCGCCGGAAGGTGGCACATCGCCAAGACCGTCTCGGCCAGGTACTCCACCGGCTCGGTGGGAAACGAATCCGGTATCAAGGCGGCCGCACCGGGGGTGCGCACGGCGCTTGACGGTCCGACGGCGTTGACGGCGATGTTGGAGTCCAGCACTTCGGCCGCGACCCCCTGGGTGAATCGATGCAAAGCGGCCTTCATCGACGCGTAGACGACGTCACCGGCCGACTTGTTGTATTCGCGGTAGGGCCGGGCCGGGGCCAGCCCGGTGACAGAGCCGATGTTCACGATCCAACCCGCGCCCTGCCGGCGCATGTGCGGGATGGCCGCCTGGGTCAGCGCGAACGGCGTGCGCAGGTAGTGTTCGACGGTGCGGTCGAAGGTCGCCATCGACATGTTCTCGATCACGTCGTAGTCGGCATATCCGGCGTTGTTGACCAAGATGTCGATTCGACCGGTTCGCTCGACCACGTTGTCGACCAACCCGGCTCGCTGCTGTGGATCCTCCAAGTCCGCGGCAATGCCGAATGCCGTGCCGCCGGCCGCCTCGATGAGCGCGACGGTCTCGTCGATCGTGCCCGGCAACGCCTCGGTCTGACCCGCGCGTGTCGACGGCGACGTCTGATGGGAACGCGCGGTCACCGCGACCGTCGCCCCTTCCGCGGCCAGCCGCTGCGCGATCGCTCGTCCGATCCCGCGACTGCTGCCGGTCACCAATGCTGTTCTACCAGCGAGTAGTCGATTCATCGAAGGATGAGGTCTTCCTCGATCGGCGCACGGTGACTCTGCCACACGTCGATCAGCCGGAACGGGAACGCGGTGACGATCCGCCCACCGCCGGAGCGGTAGTAGGTGTGCGCGGTGGGTGTGTGGCACCAGACGGTGTCTGCCATCGCTTGGTCGATCTGTCCGACGTAGCTCTCGAAGGCCTCCGGCGTCACCTCGATGGTCGCGGCGCCGCGCAACGCCATGAGCTGCAGGCATTCCACCACGTAGTGGACCATCACCTCCACGCCGAAGTTGTGTCCGGCGCCATGACCCGGGCTGTAGTTGGGCGCCGACGAGATGAACAGGTTGGGGAATCCGGGCACCATGCCGCCCCGGTATGCGCTCGGGCTGTCGCCCCAGACCTCTTTGAGCCTGATGCCGTCGCGGCCCCGGATGTCCACTGTCGACAAGAAGTCCAGGTGGTAGCCGGTGGCGTAGACGATGACGTCCAAGTCTATCTGCCGACCGTCTTGAGTGACGATTCCGCGCTCGTTGACCCGAGCCGGCTCACTGGCCTCGACATCGACATGCGACTCGGTCAACGCTTGGTAGTAGCCACCGGGGTCGCGGATGATGCGTTTGCCGTACGGCGCAAAGTCGGGGGTGACCTTCTTCGCCAGCTCCGAGCCGGCGCCGAAGACCCGATCGATGTAATCGAGGCACATCTGCAGCAGCCGGTCGTTGGCCGGCGAGATCGACAGGTGATCTGCTGCCCACTCGGGGTCCCGCACGATAACCGGATAGTTGTTGTCAGCGGTTCCCCAGAACGACTTGAGGCGAGTCCAGTTGGCGTAGAACGGGATATTCGTGTTGAGCCACCTGCGGTATTCGGGCACGTCATCGGTCAGGCGCTTGCGGGGCGCCACCCAATGCGGCTGCCGCTGGAACACCGTCAGATGCTCAACGTCGCCGACGCAGGCATCGACGATCTGTACCGCGGTACAGCCGGCCCCGATGATCGCCACCTTCTTGCCGCGCAGGTCAAGGTTCGGGTCCCATTCGGCGGAATGGATGCTCACGCCGGCAAAGGAGTCTGCGCCGTCGATGTCGGGCAGTCGCGGACGGTTGAGGTAACCGGCCGCCGGGATCACCACGTTGGCATAACTGATATCCCGACCGCCGTCGGGACCGACGGTGTGCACCTGCCACTTCCTGAGCTGCTCGTCCCACCACAGCGCCTCGACCTCGGTGCTGAACCTGGTATGGCTGCGCAGATCGTTTTCTGTGGCAACCGACTCCAGATACTTCTGATACTCAGCGCCTTGCGGGTAGTAGCTCGACCACGCGCCATTGATGTCACGCGACAGCGAGTAGTAGGCCGACGGGGTGTCGACACCGATGCCCGGGTAAACGGTGGTGTACCAGGTGCCGCCCACCTCGTCGTTGCGGTCGATGATCTCGTATTCGATTCCGGCGGCGGCGCATTCCAGGGCAGCGGCCATGCCGGCGATTCCGGCGCCGACAATGACGACTTTGAACTCCCTCGGGAGCTCAGCGGTACGCGGCAACACCGGCTGCGACGGGTGAAACCCGCCCTGCTCCAACAACAGCCCCACATACTCGTCACCCACCGCGGAGCCCAGTGCCAGTGGCGCGATCCGGGCAAAAAGTCCGGGATCGTCGCTGGGCAGCGCGCTTGCAGGACGCGGACGGCCGAGCGCTTCGACCACCGACTCCACCAGCGCTTCGCGGGTCTGGGGGTCGGTGACACCCACCTGCTCCGGGGGGTCGGGCTCGAACGAGATCTTGTCGGCGAACCGTTCCACCACGGCGGGATCTCCGGTCAGTTGCGCCAGTACCGCAACCAGGACTCCGGCGTCGGCTTGGCCCAGATAATCCCGCAGTTCGCCGGGATTCGAACCCCCGTGGTCGGCTGATACGGTCGCGTCCGTCGTCATCGAACCTCCTTGCTCGAAGTCTGAGTATGTGTTCGCCCGCTGCTGTCCGCCCGCGTCCTGTCTACTCAGCGGGACGTGGCTTGGCGGGAGCCCGCCCGCCGGCCCTACAGTCCAGGTCATGAACGAGCTGGATGACATGCTCGCCGCGGCACGCAGTCACGCACTCGGTGACATCCCGCGCCGCTCGGCGCGCAAACAGCCGGACAAGATCGCGGTGATCGACGGCGATGTCTGCCTGACTTTCGCCGAGTTCGAGCGCCTGGTCGATCGCACCACGGCGGCGTTGCAGGACAACGGGTTGCGCTGCGGTGACCGCGTCGCGGTGCTGGCGCACAACTGCTGGCAGTATGCGGTGCTGGCGTTCGCCACCGCGCGGGCTGGTGTGGTGTTGATACCGATCAACTTCATGCTGACCGCCGAGGAGATCTCGTTCATCCTCGAGCACAGCCGCGCGGTCGGTCTGATCGCCGAAGCCGGCCTGGCGCCCACCGCCGCCACCGCGATGCGGCGCGGCGGCCACGTTCGAACTACGGCCGCGTTTGCCCTCCCCGGACAAATCCTGCCATCGGGCTGGGATGACTTCAGCCGATGGTTGCAGACCACGGCCACCGCGCCCCGACCGCACGTCGCCGACGATCAGCTCATTCGGCTGATGTACACCAGCGGTACGGAGTCGCACCCCAAAGGCGCGATGCATTCCACCCGAAGTCTGATGGGCAACTACATCAGTTCGATCATCGCCGGGTCGATGACGGGTACCGACATCGTGGTGCACTCACTGCCGCTGTATCACTGCGCGCAACTGGACAACTTCTTGATCCCCGCTGTCTACCTCGGTGCCACCAGCGTCATTCTGCCGCGACCGGAACCCGATCTGGTGCTCCGGTCGATCGAAACATACAGAGCTACCAGCTATTTTGCGCCGCCAACGGTGTGGATCTCGCTGCTGCGATCCCCGCTTCTCCAACAGGTGGACCTGTCCAGTCTGCGTAAGGGGTACTACGGCGCGTCGGCGATGCCTGCGGAAATCCTTGCCGAGATGCGCGAGCGGCTGCCCGAGCTGCGGTTGTGGAACTTCTACGGCCAGACCGAGATGGCCCCGTTGGCATCTGCTCTGGGACCCGAGGAGCAGGACACCCACGCCGGCTCTGCGGGCAGGCCGGCGATCAATGTGGAAACGGCGATCGTCGACGAGGACAACATCCCCGTCGGGCCCGGCGTCGTCGGCGAGATCGTCCATCGAAGCCCGCATCTGATGCTCGGCTACCTCGATGACGACGAGAAGACGGCGGATGCGTTCCGCGGCGGCTGGTTCCACTCCGGCGATCTCGGCTACTACGACGCGCACGGTCTGCTGCATGTCGTGGACCGCAAGAAGGACATGATCAAGACCGGCGGAGAGAATGTCGCCAGCCGCGAAGTCGAAGAGGTCATCTACCGTCATCCCGGCGTTCAGGAAGTTGCCGTATTCGGGCTGCCTCACCCGCGTTGGGTGGAAGCGGTGGTCGCCGCCGTGGTGGTCCGCGACGGAATCGTGATCACCGAAGACGAACTCCTCGGCCATTGCCGTGCGCATCTGGCCGGATTCAAAACACCCAAGCAGCTGTTCTTCGTCGACTCGTTGCCCAAGAATCCGAGTGGGAAGCTGCTCAAACGCGTGTTACGCGAGCGGTTCACCCTGACCCAGCCCGCGCCCAGCTGATTGATTCGCTTGCTCTTGCGGCCAATCCGCGCTGAGTTCATCGGGCATGAGCAGCCTGAGCCGGGCCGACCACGCGATGACCACTGGGCGGGAAGGCGAGATCCACTGCTTGCTCGAACCGAATAGTCTGCCGCGAGGGCGGCACCTCCCGGCTTCCGGCCGCGACGACGGCACCACCGCAGCGGGCGCCTGACATCGAATCTGATTTCGCATGAAAGGAACTCAGCTGTGAGTCCACGCCAACACACGGGTCGCATCGCCCGGTTCGACGAGCCCGGAAAGCCGTTCGAGATCGACACGGTCCCGTTGCCCGAAGTCGGCCCAGGCCAGATCCTGATCAAAGTGACCCGGGCCAACATCTGCGGTTCCGACGTGCACGCCTGGCACGGAACTTTCGCCACCCGCGGCCTGGGCGGGCAGCTTCCCACGGTTCTCGGCCACGAAATGGTCGGATCGGTGGCCGAACTCGGCGAGGGCGTCACCGCTGATTCCAACGGCAGGCAGCTCAGTGTCGGCACGCGAGTGGTCTTCCCGTACTTCTTCTGCTGCCACACCTGCCGCAACTGTCTGGCCGGGCGCCGCAACGCCTGCCTGAACCTGAAGATGGCGATGCTGGGCCGCGCCGACGAACCGCCGTACTTCGTCGGCGGCTATGGCGACTACTTTCTGCTACCGGCCGGCGCGGTGGTCTACACCGTCCCGGACTCCGTCTCCGACGAGATCGCGGCCGGCGCCAACTGCGCTCTGTCGCAGGTGATGTACGGGCTGGAACGGGTTGATCAGCAACTGGGCGAGTACGTGGTCATCCAGGGCGCGGGCGCGCTCGGCCTGTATGCCGTCGCAGTGGCCAAGGCCCGCGGCGCCGCCAAGGTGATCGCCATCGACGGCATCCCGGAGCGACTCGAACTGGCCACGGCGTTCGGCGCGGACTTCGTCATCGACATCACCGAAGTCACCACTGAGAAGGAACGCGCCAAGCTCGTCCGCAAGCTGACCGACGGGCAGGGCGCCGACGTCGTGGTCGAAGTGGTCGGTCATCCCTCGGCGATCGACGAGGGCCTCAAGCTGCTCGGCCAGTTCGGCCGTTATGTCGAGATCGGCAACATCAACATCGGCAAGTCTTTCCAGTTCGATCCGTCTCGTTTCGTCTTCGCCAACAAGACCATGGTCGGGGTCTCGCTCTACGATCCGGCCGTGCTTTCCCGGGCCCTGGACTTCCTGGCGGAGCATCAGCACAGGCTGCCCTTCGAACGGCTCGCCGCCGCCTGCTATTCGCTCGACGACATCAACGAAGCCTTCGCCGCCGCCGAAGGCAAACGCGATGTCCGCGCCAGCATCGTCCCGTAGAAACGCAGATGAGCGGAGAGCAACCATGAGCAACGACCACGACTACACGCGCACCAAACTCTTCATCGACGGGCAATGGGTGGACCCCCAGGGCACGGGCACCGTCGAGGTGATCGACCCGGCGACGGAGAAGGTGTGCGGCCATGTCCCCAGCGGTACCGAAGCCGACGTCGACGCCGCGGTCACCGCGGCACGCGCCGCGTTCGATCCGCTGATCAGCGTCACCGAACGGCGCGAGCGTCTCGATGCGGTGATCACCGCAATGGAACGGCGGCTGCCCGACATCGCCGAAACGATCACGCGCGAAATGGGCGCCCCGATCCGCATCGCACAGGGCGTACAGACGCAGGTGCCCCTTGCCGTCGCTCGCGGATTCGCCGAGGCCCTGGCCACGTTCGAGTTCGAGGAGAGGATCGGCAATTCACTGGTGGTGCGGGAACCCTACGGTGTGGTCGCGGCGATCACCCCGTGGAACTACCCGCTGTATCAAGTGGTCGCCAAAGTCCTGCCCGCCATCGCAGCCGGTTGCACTGTCGTGCTCAAACCCAGCAACGAGGCTCCCCTGTCGGTATTCGAGTTCGTCGACGCGATCGCGGATGCGGGTCTGCCTCCGGGGGTGGTGAACCTGGTGTCGGGACCCGGCCGGATCATCGGCGAGCGGATGTCGAGCCATCCCGATGTGGACTTCGTCTCGTTCACCGGATCCACCGCGGTGGGAAGCCGAGTCGGGGAACTGGCCGGCAAGTCCATCAAGAAGGTGGCGCTGGAGCTCGGCGGCAAATCGGCCAATGTGATTCTCGACGGCGCCGACTTAGCCACCGCGGTCAAGGTCGGCGTCGGAAATGCCTTCCTCAACGGTGGCCAGACCTGCATGGCCTGGACCCGGATGCTGGTGCCGCTGTCCCGATACAGTGAAGCCTTGGAGCTGGTGGAGGCTGCGGTTTCGAAGTACTCCGTCGGGGACCCGTGGGATCCGGGCACCCGGCTCGGTCCATCGGCGTCGGAAGCCCAGTATCAATCGGTGCTCGGCTTCATCGAGCGGGCGCCGCAGGATGGCGCCCGCCTCCTGACCGGGGGCGGCCACAAGCTGCCCGATGTGGGCTACTACATCGCCCCCACCGTCTTCGCCGACGTCCACCCGGACTCCGAACTGGGCCAGGAGGAGGTGTTCGGGCCGGTGCTGGCTGTCATTCCGTTCCGCGACACCGACGAGGCGCTGAGCATCGCCAACGGCACGCCCTACGGCCTGTCCGGTGCTGTCTGGGCGGCCGACGACGACACCGCGATCGCCTTTGCCCGCCAGGTAGAGTCCGGTCAGATCGATGTCAACGGCGGCAAATACAACCCCGCGGCACCCTTCGGCGGCTACAAGAAATCCGGGATCGGACGGGAGCTGGGACGTATCGGATTCGAAGAGTACCTGCAGATCAAGTCATTGCAGCTGCCCTGATCGGCACTGCCCACACGGCGACGATCCCGCTCCGCCGCCAGAATCGAGGTATTCCCATCATGAGCACAACTACCGGTCCGCTGGCCATCGCGTCCGAAGGCGCCGTGCAGGTGTGGACCATCAACCTGCCGCACCTGGGCAATGCCATCACCGACCAGGACTTCATCACCGCTTTCGAGGGCGC
It encodes:
- a CDS encoding IclR family transcriptional regulator, which gives rise to MPASAALPMTAAKDAPNETPSAVIDRVSLVLDAFDGPGRLTLAQIVRRTGLPRSSAHRMLERLVQLRWLRRSGRDYELGMRLVELGSLAVHQDRLHKAALRKLHELHAATGLVVHLAVLDGPDVVYMDKVGDRMAAAIPTRVGGRQLAHCTAVGKAMLAFADERDIDALNSAPLPRRTKYSISTHAQLRNELLKVRSHGFAFDREESLPGFGCVAAPIGDPGEAVAAISVCGPMNRIKLDQRLVAPVRIAAMGIWQAVDCGSVRVSPTLQQMRPLRGGPTARSAAGAGTLHLA
- a CDS encoding alpha/beta hydrolase, whose product is MILDSQIARIIEVLNAGFPPVHTMTGAEARAVIRSRFTPVADPRPVAQVGDRTIAGPEGPIEVRIYRPRAADTDAVPTLVWAHGGGWVFCDLDSHDDLCRDFANQIPAVVVSVHYRRAPEEGRWPAAAEDVYAATVWAAEHIIELGGDPNRLLVGGDSAGGNLAAVTALMARDRGQPLLNGQVLLYPVIAADFDTPSYRQFGRGYYNPKPALQWYWDQYVPAVADRSHPYASPLQSADLSGLPPAVVVIAGHDPLRDEGGAYSEALRGAGVPTVVRYFEGGVHGFMTMPSLDICHRARTQACASLIELLGPSVTT
- a CDS encoding NADH:flavin oxidoreductase, with translation MKDLSPNPFAPAQLGPVRLRNRVIKAATSEGRSPDGLVTDDLIDFHLSFARGGVGMTTVAYCCVSKQGASAPGQIVMDAKALPGLKKLTDAVHEAGAAISAQLGHAGVVAQKKLTGVTAIAPSRFVNPTSFAYCREIRRDEIVAVIDQFGAAAQVAVDAGFDAVELHFGHLYLPSSFLSPLINRRKDEYGGDIDNRSRFVREIARRVREVVGERIAVIAKLDMDDGLPGSIWIDEALRTAQLLDADRTLDAIELTQGSSVFKPMYLFRGDVPVREFARVMPPALRPGVRVMGKWAMGNYPYEDLYMLPAARQFVPIMGNTKLILLGGITNRDHLETGMREGFDFMAMGRALLREPDLVNKMISDPEVRSRCDHNNKCMVTVFTRTHCVLDPQQRYGQAMPMSVPSEDPPVT
- a CDS encoding Dabb family protein: MFNVTRLLDVEPGELDRVRADLRALAEHSGALRWVIGPTDPGSRNGGDIVVHLRFAEEPFWRSVESRFAAALDDAAITRVNGATYRGGPTRTGRTGTVYRTLLLKVQPETPSQTVARFEAELKSMADYVSTICAWQLSTVSEATGTTAWTHVFEQEFTDVAGLVGPYLMHPIHWAVVDRWFDPETTDVIVRERVCHSFCTTDRGVLQP
- a CDS encoding SDR family NAD(P)-dependent oxidoreductase; protein product: MNRLLAGRTALVTGSSRGIGRAIAQRLAAEGATVAVTARSHQTSPSTRAGQTEALPGTIDETVALIEAAGGTAFGIAADLEDPQQRAGLVDNVVERTGRIDILVNNAGYADYDVIENMSMATFDRTVEHYLRTPFALTQAAIPHMRRQGAGWIVNIGSVTGLAPARPYREYNKSAGDVVYASMKAALHRFTQGVAAEVLDSNIAVNAVGPSSAVRTPGAAALIPDSFPTEPVEYLAETVLAMCHLPAAARTGLVAFSLHYPWSQKLAVHSLDGATVLPPLAPPQTANPNILPAGL
- a CDS encoding flavin-containing monooxygenase, yielding MTTDATVSADHGGSNPGELRDYLGQADAGVLVAVLAQLTGDPAVVERFADKISFEPDPPEQVGVTDPQTREALVESVVEALGRPRPASALPSDDPGLFARIAPLALGSAVGDEYVGLLLEQGGFHPSQPVLPRTAELPREFKVVIVGAGIAGMAAALECAAAGIEYEIIDRNDEVGGTWYTTVYPGIGVDTPSAYYSLSRDINGAWSSYYPQGAEYQKYLESVATENDLRSHTRFSTEVEALWWDEQLRKWQVHTVGPDGGRDISYANVVIPAAGYLNRPRLPDIDGADSFAGVSIHSAEWDPNLDLRGKKVAIIGAGCTAVQIVDACVGDVEHLTVFQRQPHWVAPRKRLTDDVPEYRRWLNTNIPFYANWTRLKSFWGTADNNYPVIVRDPEWAADHLSISPANDRLLQMCLDYIDRVFGAGSELAKKVTPDFAPYGKRIIRDPGGYYQALTESHVDVEASEPARVNERGIVTQDGRQIDLDVIVYATGYHLDFLSTVDIRGRDGIRLKEVWGDSPSAYRGGMVPGFPNLFISSAPNYSPGHGAGHNFGVEVMVHYVVECLQLMALRGAATIEVTPEAFESYVGQIDQAMADTVWCHTPTAHTYYRSGGGRIVTAFPFRLIDVWQSHRAPIEEDLILR
- a CDS encoding acyl-CoA synthetase produces the protein MNELDDMLAAARSHALGDIPRRSARKQPDKIAVIDGDVCLTFAEFERLVDRTTAALQDNGLRCGDRVAVLAHNCWQYAVLAFATARAGVVLIPINFMLTAEEISFILEHSRAVGLIAEAGLAPTAATAMRRGGHVRTTAAFALPGQILPSGWDDFSRWLQTTATAPRPHVADDQLIRLMYTSGTESHPKGAMHSTRSLMGNYISSIIAGSMTGTDIVVHSLPLYHCAQLDNFLIPAVYLGATSVILPRPEPDLVLRSIETYRATSYFAPPTVWISLLRSPLLQQVDLSSLRKGYYGASAMPAEILAEMRERLPELRLWNFYGQTEMAPLASALGPEEQDTHAGSAGRPAINVETAIVDEDNIPVGPGVVGEIVHRSPHLMLGYLDDDEKTADAFRGGWFHSGDLGYYDAHGLLHVVDRKKDMIKTGGENVASREVEEVIYRHPGVQEVAVFGLPHPRWVEAVVAAVVVRDGIVITEDELLGHCRAHLAGFKTPKQLFFVDSLPKNPSGKLLKRVLRERFTLTQPAPS
- a CDS encoding zinc-binding dehydrogenase; translation: MSPRQHTGRIARFDEPGKPFEIDTVPLPEVGPGQILIKVTRANICGSDVHAWHGTFATRGLGGQLPTVLGHEMVGSVAELGEGVTADSNGRQLSVGTRVVFPYFFCCHTCRNCLAGRRNACLNLKMAMLGRADEPPYFVGGYGDYFLLPAGAVVYTVPDSVSDEIAAGANCALSQVMYGLERVDQQLGEYVVIQGAGALGLYAVAVAKARGAAKVIAIDGIPERLELATAFGADFVIDITEVTTEKERAKLVRKLTDGQGADVVVEVVGHPSAIDEGLKLLGQFGRYVEIGNINIGKSFQFDPSRFVFANKTMVGVSLYDPAVLSRALDFLAEHQHRLPFERLAAACYSLDDINEAFAAAEGKRDVRASIVP